A genome region from Frankineae bacterium MT45 includes the following:
- a CDS encoding Pimeloyl-ACP methyl ester carboxylesterase → MVNPQRLVPSLRTRSGQPRSVRIAQLSDEQLPPLDTSQAPWPGRKLQLGGSALYVRTTPVSARPAGATGEAEPALFVHGLGGSSTNWTDLAAQLSPWLDIESIDLPGFGRSGPARDDNYSTQSFANLVIAYLEQSNRGPVHLFGNSMGGLISILVAAARPDLVRTLTLVSPAVPDLRPGRVRVNPLPLLLVPGVGTLALRKLARTSPRTRARQTLELVYGNPSLVTPNRIDEAIAEVQERGGMSWATDALLSSLRGMVGYYLVTGTRSAWGRMATISVPTLVVWGDRDKLVDVGLAPRVATTIPDARLLILTGVGHVAQMEDPQSTARAFLQMRSEADTQSEHGAGRHASPPAAR, encoded by the coding sequence ATGGTGAACCCCCAGCGGCTGGTGCCGAGTCTGCGGACCCGTTCCGGGCAGCCGCGGTCGGTCCGCATCGCGCAACTCTCCGACGAGCAATTGCCGCCCTTGGATACCAGCCAGGCGCCCTGGCCCGGCCGCAAGCTGCAGCTCGGCGGATCCGCGCTCTACGTCCGCACCACTCCCGTCTCCGCGCGCCCGGCTGGCGCGACGGGCGAGGCTGAGCCCGCGCTCTTCGTCCACGGCCTCGGCGGCTCGTCGACGAACTGGACCGATCTGGCCGCGCAGCTCTCGCCCTGGCTCGACATCGAGTCGATCGACCTCCCCGGATTCGGGCGTTCGGGGCCGGCCCGGGACGACAACTACTCCACCCAGTCCTTCGCCAATCTGGTCATCGCGTACTTGGAGCAGTCCAACCGCGGCCCGGTGCATCTCTTCGGCAACTCGATGGGCGGGCTCATTTCGATCCTGGTCGCGGCCGCCCGCCCCGACCTGGTGCGGACACTGACGCTGGTGTCGCCGGCCGTGCCGGATCTTCGTCCGGGCCGGGTGCGGGTGAACCCCCTTCCGCTGCTGCTGGTGCCTGGTGTCGGCACCCTGGCGCTGCGCAAGTTGGCCCGGACCAGCCCGCGGACGCGGGCCCGCCAGACGCTGGAGCTGGTCTATGGCAATCCGAGCCTGGTCACGCCGAACCGAATCGACGAAGCCATCGCGGAGGTGCAGGAGCGCGGTGGCATGAGCTGGGCGACCGACGCGCTGCTCAGTTCGCTGCGCGGCATGGTCGGCTACTACCTGGTGACGGGCACCCGCAGCGCCTGGGGGCGGATGGCGACGATCTCGGTTCCGACCCTGGTCGTCTGGGGGGATCGCGACAAACTGGTAGATGTCGGACTGGCTCCGCGGGTGGCCACCACGATTCCGGATGCGCGATTGTTGATCCTTACCGGAGTCGGCCACGTCGCTCAGATGGAGGACCCGCAGAGCACGGCGCGGGCGTTTCTGCAGATGCGTAGTGAGGCTGATACGCAGAGTGAGCACGGTGCGGGGCGCCACGCCAGCCCCCCGGCGGCCCGGTAA
- a CDS encoding bifunctional non-homologous end joining protein LigD encodes MSKRVAVEVQGRQLSLSNLQKVMYPEPGFTKGEVIDYYTRIAPLMLPHLAARPLTVKRYPNGVDAPFFYEKNAPKNTPDWVPTARIAVPGSTMDRETIDFLIVEELATLVWLANQAALELHTPQWQVTSESGRRGSGAPKPRTDLIVFDLDPGKPAGIAECAEVALLLRTELVDAGLRPAVKTSGSKGIQVSAAVSVTAPDETSKFAKQLATRLAERHPKLIVSKMAKTLRGGKVLIDWSQNNAAKTTVAPYSLRARSRPTVSTPVSWDELQSPQNLVFTAADVLERVERLGDLYSDTLKPPNHPQLVGERV; translated from the coding sequence TTGAGTAAACGCGTCGCCGTCGAGGTACAGGGACGACAGCTGAGCCTGTCGAATCTGCAGAAGGTGATGTACCCCGAGCCCGGCTTCACCAAGGGCGAGGTGATCGACTACTACACACGGATCGCACCGCTCATGCTGCCGCACCTCGCGGCCCGGCCCCTCACGGTCAAGCGGTACCCGAACGGAGTGGATGCGCCTTTCTTCTACGAGAAGAACGCGCCGAAGAACACCCCCGACTGGGTTCCCACGGCACGCATAGCGGTACCCGGCTCGACGATGGACCGCGAAACCATCGACTTCCTCATCGTCGAGGAGTTGGCGACCCTGGTGTGGCTGGCCAACCAGGCAGCACTCGAACTGCACACCCCGCAGTGGCAGGTCACCTCCGAATCCGGACGCCGCGGCAGCGGTGCACCGAAGCCGCGTACCGATCTGATCGTCTTCGATCTCGACCCAGGCAAGCCCGCCGGCATCGCCGAGTGCGCTGAGGTGGCGCTGCTGCTGCGCACCGAACTCGTCGACGCCGGCCTCCGTCCGGCGGTGAAGACCTCCGGATCCAAGGGGATCCAGGTGAGCGCGGCGGTGTCGGTGACCGCGCCCGACGAGACGTCCAAATTCGCCAAGCAGCTGGCGACGAGGCTGGCCGAGCGACATCCGAAGCTGATCGTGTCGAAGATGGCTAAGACGCTTCGTGGCGGCAAGGTGCTGATCGACTGGAGTCAGAACAACGCCGCCAAGACGACCGTCGCTCCGTACTCGCTGCGGGCACGCAGCCGCCCGACGGTGTCAACGCCCGTCTCCTGGGACGAACTGCAGTCACCGCAGAACCTGGTCTTCACCGCAGCTGACGTTCTTGAGCGCGTCGAACGCCTCGGTGACCTCTATTCCGACACACTAAAACCACCAAATCACCCTCAGTTGGTCGGCGAGAGGGTTTAG
- a CDS encoding DNA end-binding protein Ku codes for MRSIWKGAVSFGLVSIGVKMYSATEERDVSFHQVRRSDGSRIRYRRVAEADGEEVAYGDIAKGYALPSGEIVVLTDDDFADLPLPTVRAVDVLQFVPDEQIDPIYFAKSYYLEPEQSAVKPYVLLRDALADSGMVAVVKVAIRNREQLATLRVREGVIVLETMVWPDEVRAADFAFLETDVTLRPQERDMAQSLVQSMSGDFDPEQYTDEYRAALQQVIDAKVEGREVVEVVDAQPSSGTVIDLMAALRASVDAAKRGRGEATGTESAGSSAAGSATSDGSAKKAPAKKAAAEKATAEKATMKTSGAKAAPAKKAAARKAPAKKTAPAKTAPAKATASSAATKAPAKAAAKKTAAKNESTRARRTA; via the coding sequence GTGCGATCAATCTGGAAAGGTGCCGTCTCATTCGGTTTGGTGAGTATCGGCGTCAAGATGTACTCCGCGACTGAAGAGCGCGACGTGAGTTTTCATCAGGTTCGTCGCAGCGACGGCTCGCGCATCAGGTACCGGCGGGTGGCCGAGGCGGACGGTGAAGAGGTGGCCTACGGCGACATCGCCAAGGGCTACGCGCTGCCCAGTGGCGAGATCGTGGTGCTCACCGACGACGACTTCGCCGACCTGCCGCTGCCGACCGTGCGGGCGGTGGACGTGCTTCAGTTCGTTCCCGACGAGCAGATCGATCCGATCTACTTCGCCAAGAGCTACTACCTCGAGCCCGAGCAGTCCGCGGTGAAGCCCTACGTGCTGCTGCGTGACGCGCTCGCCGACAGCGGCATGGTCGCGGTGGTGAAGGTCGCGATCCGCAACCGGGAGCAGCTGGCCACCCTGCGAGTGCGGGAAGGCGTGATCGTGCTCGAGACGATGGTCTGGCCGGATGAGGTGCGGGCGGCCGACTTCGCCTTCCTGGAGACGGACGTGACACTCCGCCCGCAGGAGCGCGACATGGCGCAGTCGCTGGTGCAGAGCATGTCGGGGGACTTCGATCCGGAGCAGTACACCGACGAATACCGGGCCGCGCTGCAGCAGGTGATCGACGCCAAGGTCGAGGGACGCGAAGTGGTCGAGGTCGTCGACGCGCAGCCATCGTCCGGCACCGTCATCGACCTGATGGCCGCACTGCGGGCGTCGGTGGACGCGGCGAAGCGTGGGCGGGGCGAGGCGACCGGCACTGAATCGGCTGGAAGTTCGGCGGCTGGGTCGGCGACGAGTGATGGGTCGGCCAAGAAGGCGCCGGCCAAGAAGGCAGCGGCTGAGAAGGCAACGGCTGAGAAGGCAACGATGAAGACGTCCGGAGCGAAGGCGGCTCCGGCCAAGAAGGCCGCTGCGAGGAAAGCGCCGGCCAAGAAGACAGCGCCGGCGAAAACAGCGCCGGCGAAAGCTACGGCCAGTAGCGCCGCCACGAAGGCTCCGGCCAAGGCGGCGGCGAAGAAGACCGCGGCCAAGAACGAGTCGACTCGCGCCCGCCGTACCGCGTAG
- a CDS encoding transcriptional regulator, TetR family, translating to MITESEPTPRSGRLPRAERRKQLLAAAQSVFIANGYHAAAMDDIASEAGVSKPVLYQHFPGKLELYLALIDEQAEALVGAIRRALSETSDNQERVHGVLSTFFNFVEGAEGGSPGAFRLIFETDLGNDPAVRERVDRVSSEIMHAVADTVSADTGLDRVRAELLAMVLTGGAQIVARWWLNADRPIPKDEAVALVESLQWRGISNFPLFILEQQRSL from the coding sequence TTGATAACCGAGAGCGAGCCGACGCCGCGGAGTGGACGCCTACCGCGCGCCGAACGGCGCAAGCAACTGCTGGCAGCGGCCCAGAGTGTCTTTATCGCCAACGGCTATCACGCAGCCGCCATGGACGACATCGCCTCCGAGGCGGGCGTCTCGAAGCCGGTGCTCTACCAACACTTCCCCGGCAAGCTTGAGCTCTACCTGGCCCTGATCGACGAGCAGGCTGAGGCGCTGGTCGGAGCGATCCGGCGCGCACTGTCGGAGACCAGTGACAACCAGGAGCGCGTGCACGGCGTGCTGAGCACCTTCTTCAACTTCGTGGAGGGCGCAGAGGGCGGCTCCCCCGGTGCCTTCCGGCTGATCTTCGAGACCGACCTCGGCAACGACCCCGCGGTTCGTGAGCGGGTCGACCGGGTCTCCTCGGAGATCATGCACGCGGTCGCCGACACCGTCTCCGCCGACACCGGCCTCGACCGGGTCCGGGCCGAACTGCTGGCGATGGTGCTCACCGGTGGCGCGCAGATCGTCGCCCGCTGGTGGCTCAATGCCGACCGCCCGATCCCCAAGGACGAAGCCGTCGCGCTCGTCGAGTCCCTGCAGTGGCGAGGAATCTCCAACTTCCCCCTCTTCATCCTGGAGCAGCAGCGTTCGCTCTGA
- a CDS encoding Ribosome assembly protein YihI, activator of Der GTPase: MTEQAEGSRASAVDDRRSAAIESIQAAQRSATELDAEYAQYDRRVRQSSARRSAPSAHVAGHSASQRPAPRAARHAPPAVAARRPVTRRPSDADAHAAASPPPALAEPEAADDLLATQRSYDAYEDGGDSTPTMLGRTRRFVQRYGWRAYALPILIVVTVVALASSDKIPRRASSTSASSPSHSPVAQAPAAALPSSQLKVDAPGAGAVDEPLVSDVLPAGAAYTTTGNGKFTVLPGTSPVIGHGQLFKYTVDVEGGVTGVDLAKFAATVDSTLANPHSWIAAGNVSLQRVSTSSQADFHVSLTSSMTVRKYCGYDIPVETSCYDSNSRRVVENVARWVRGDLAYVGDLATYHLYMINHEVGHALGHSHSHVCLSNGLAPAMMQQTLGLKSITGQICQSNPWPYPVGATDAPGVESADTPANSPIQVPGN, from the coding sequence GTGACTGAGCAGGCCGAAGGGAGTCGTGCGAGCGCGGTGGATGACCGTCGTAGCGCCGCTATCGAGTCCATTCAAGCTGCCCAGCGCTCCGCGACCGAACTGGACGCCGAGTACGCGCAGTACGACCGCCGGGTGCGTCAGTCCTCCGCCCGCCGTAGCGCCCCCTCGGCCCACGTCGCCGGTCACTCCGCCAGCCAGCGTCCGGCGCCCCGTGCCGCCCGTCACGCCCCACCCGCGGTGGCAGCGCGCCGACCGGTCACCCGTCGCCCGAGTGACGCCGATGCGCACGCTGCAGCCTCCCCGCCACCCGCCCTGGCCGAGCCGGAGGCGGCGGACGACCTGCTGGCCACCCAGCGTTCCTACGACGCCTACGAAGACGGCGGGGACTCGACTCCGACCATGCTCGGCCGCACCAGACGATTCGTTCAGCGCTACGGCTGGCGCGCCTACGCGCTCCCCATCCTCATCGTCGTCACCGTGGTCGCCCTGGCCAGTTCGGACAAGATCCCTCGGCGTGCGTCGTCGACGTCGGCCTCCTCGCCCAGCCACTCGCCGGTGGCTCAGGCGCCGGCGGCGGCGCTGCCCAGTTCCCAGCTCAAGGTCGACGCTCCGGGGGCGGGCGCGGTCGACGAGCCACTGGTCTCAGACGTCCTCCCAGCCGGTGCGGCGTACACGACCACTGGAAATGGCAAGTTCACCGTGCTGCCGGGCACCTCGCCGGTGATCGGTCATGGTCAGCTCTTCAAGTACACGGTCGATGTCGAGGGTGGGGTCACGGGGGTCGATCTGGCCAAGTTCGCGGCGACCGTCGACTCCACGCTCGCCAACCCGCACAGCTGGATTGCTGCCGGCAACGTCTCGCTGCAGCGTGTCTCCACCTCCAGCCAGGCCGACTTCCACGTGTCGCTGACCTCGTCGATGACCGTCCGCAAATACTGCGGCTACGACATCCCGGTGGAGACCTCCTGCTATGACTCGAACAGCCGGCGGGTCGTCGAGAACGTGGCCCGCTGGGTGCGTGGCGACCTGGCCTACGTCGGCGATCTGGCGACGTACCACCTCTACATGATCAACCACGAGGTCGGTCACGCCCTCGGGCACTCGCACAGCCACGTCTGCCTCTCCAACGGCCTGGCGCCCGCGATGATGCAGCAGACGCTCGGCCTGAAGTCGATCACCGGCCAGATCTGCCAGTCCAATCCGTGGCCCTACCCCGTCGGTGCCACCGATGCTCCAGGCGTCGAGTCGGCCGACACCCCCGCGAACAGCCCGATCCAGGTCCCCGGCAATTAG
- a CDS encoding bifunctional non-homologous end joining protein LigD (manually curated) — MRPMLATARSDLPRGAGWLYEFKWDGIRALADVHDDTVRITTRNGNDVTVAYPELLALRTEFSDALLDGEIVAFADGRPSFESLQQRMNVHQDAPARALATTNPVAFIAFDLLRLYGVDLTGRELHERRETLQRLADGSDPADSSWSLSPAFDDPDAVSSAARAHELEGVVAKRADSRYHSGARSADWVKVKFIQRSEFVVIGWESASESATRLSSLVLGYFADGRLRVAGKVGSGLTNATARSLQKQLVTDLSPTELDLKASPGRVLTRVEPRTVVEVSYSQWSNDTDQARLRHPVFVGVRTDKDASEVGRD; from the coding sequence ATGCGGCCCATGCTCGCGACTGCGCGATCCGACCTCCCACGCGGCGCCGGGTGGCTCTATGAGTTCAAATGGGACGGCATCCGGGCCCTCGCGGATGTGCACGACGACACGGTCCGGATCACCACCCGCAATGGAAATGACGTGACGGTCGCCTACCCCGAACTCCTGGCGCTGCGGACGGAGTTCTCCGATGCGCTGCTCGATGGTGAGATCGTCGCCTTCGCCGATGGGCGTCCCTCCTTCGAGAGCCTTCAGCAACGGATGAACGTGCATCAGGACGCGCCCGCCCGGGCCCTCGCCACGACGAACCCGGTGGCGTTCATCGCCTTCGATCTGCTGCGTCTCTACGGGGTCGATCTGACCGGTCGTGAGCTGCACGAACGACGCGAGACGCTGCAGCGATTGGCGGATGGATCCGACCCGGCCGACTCCAGTTGGAGCCTCAGCCCGGCCTTCGACGACCCGGACGCGGTCTCCAGCGCCGCTCGGGCGCATGAACTCGAAGGGGTCGTAGCCAAACGAGCCGACAGCCGGTACCACTCGGGGGCTCGCAGCGCAGACTGGGTGAAGGTGAAGTTCATCCAGCGCAGCGAGTTCGTCGTGATCGGCTGGGAGTCGGCCAGCGAGTCGGCTACACGCCTTAGCTCGCTGGTCCTCGGGTACTTCGCCGACGGCCGGCTGCGAGTGGCCGGAAAGGTCGGCAGCGGACTCACCAACGCGACCGCGCGGTCGCTGCAGAAGCAATTGGTGACAGACCTTAGCCCGACAGAACTGGACCTCAAGGCGAGCCCGGGCCGGGTCCTCACCCGGGTAGAGCCGCGGACCGTCGTGGAAGTCTCCTATTCTCAATGGTCAAACGACACCGATCAGGCCCGGCTGAGACATCCCGTCTTCGTCGGAGTGCGGACGGACAAGGATGCGAGCGAGGTGGGACGGGATTGA